The Nitrosomonadales bacterium nucleotide sequence GGACATCGCGGAACCGGTGAAACTGGTTCGACCCAAGGTGTTTTACCTGTACGCCGATCCCGACCTGGAGAACCGCTCCATCGGCCAGCGCATCCTGATGCGCATGGGTGGCAATAACCGGACGAATATCAAGGACCGGCTTCAGGAAATCAAACAGGAACTTTTGCTGCACATGCACGAGCAGAAGGTGGAAAACCCCGCATGACCGGTTGATGCGACCCTTGCTGTGCGTGGCTGATGCTATTCAGCTTACCGGTTGACTGGAACTGCCGGCGCACTCACGCAAGAACGTCGAAGCTGGCGTAGCTGCCGGTACCCTGCGTAACCTCGACCCGATCCACGCGAGCTTGCGACGGTCCATGGCGCGCCCAGTCCAGCATGGACTCCACGGCATCGGCACCGCCCTGCACCATCGCCTCTACCGTGCCATCGCCGCGATTGCGCACCCAGCCCGCAACCCCGCATCTTTGCGCTTCGCGGCGCATCGAGTCGCGGAAGAACACGCCTTGCACGCGTCCGTGAATGACAAGATGCAACGTTTTCCCGATGTGGACACCATTCATTATTCGCCACCTGCCTGTCAGCGTTCCATGCGGGCAAAACAGCCCGATATCGATTCACAATTACGCTCGAAGTATGCAACGCGTTGCCGGAAAGATAAAGCTTGCTGCCCGCCCCAGAATGACAATAGACCTCAAGCAGCACATGGATTCCTCGCCGTTCATGCTCAACATCGGCTTAAAAGTTGGGGGTATGATGTATCCGGCGAAAGCGTGTGTCTGCAATGACGCCGCTATCTGTTCCTGAAACTCGCAATGCCTCAAAGCAAGGCCAAGTATCATGCGCAGGGAGTAACGATGTTCTGGAATCTGGCTCTGGTTGTCGTGGAAGTTGTGATCATCACCGTGCTCGATTATGCGGTGGTCAACTCACCTGTCTCGCTGGACGTCTTTTACTGTCTGCCCGTCATTCAGGCGGCGCGTCTGGGTTCCATCCAGGCCATGCGCAGGACCGACTCGCAGATTCCCCTGTATTTCGCGATATTCACCGGCGTCACCTGGAGCGTGGCCGAAGCGATGATGCATCCGGATTTCCCGCTTTCCGCCTTTCTGCTGAACGCTTTTTCCCGCAGCGTCACCTTCACCGTCCTCGCCAGGGTTGTAGCCAGACTATGGAAAGAACGTGAATACGGAATAAGCGATCACCTGACCAAACTGAACAACCGGGCAGAGTTCATGCAGCGATTCGAAGTGGAGCAACTCCGCAGTGAACGCACCGGCAAGCCCTACTCGGCGATGTTCGTCGATATCGATAATTTCAAGGCATTGAACGACCGGTTCGGTCACGACGCAGGCGACAAGGCACTCAAGCGGCTGGCCAATGTCCTGAGACAGAATTCCAGAAAGATCGATATCCTGGCCCGCATCGGCGGGGACGAGTTCGTCCTGCTATTCCCCGAGACGGAACATGACAGTTGCACGACGGTTTCGGATCGCATCAGGAAAGACGCACACATGGAATTCGAAAAACACGGCTGGCCGATATCCGTCTCGATCGGCTGCGTATCCGAAACCGGGCGCAATCGAAACATCGAGGAGATATTGCGCGAAGCAGACCAGATCATGTATACGGCCAAGATTGCTCACAAAAATTCGGCCCCGCAATGACCGCACGTTGCCGGGATGCAGATTAAATGAGCGACTTCACCTTTTCCGCTATCCCCCTGCGCTTGAGCATATTGAAGAACTCGCCCTCGCCGCGCGCAGCGATTCTCGATACGCACGCCATGTTCTTCTCGATGGATTCCACGTAATAGTTGTTGTCGACCCCCATCGTATCCCTGAAGTGGAACACCAACTCCTTGTAGATGCCCCCGAGCGGCCCGTCCAGCTTACGGCGCGCCATCTCGTAGAAATGGTTGGTCTGGCACAGCAGGTCGTGCATGTTCCGGTAGTTGCCCAGTTTGGCCTCCCTGAACTCCAGATACAGGAACAGGAGCTTTTCCAGGTAGATCCGGTCGGCCATCTGCCCGGTAAGGTCGGCGGTCACCACGATGCGTCCCAGCATGCGCATCCGTTCGTTGACGAATTCGATCTGATCGAACGGACGGAAATGTTCGGTTCCCAGGATCATGACGGCCAGAGAGGCCACGTCGGAAGGCAGCTTGTGGTCGATGGAATATTGCCGCACAAACTCGATACCGCGCTGGACGTGTGTCTGCGTGTACTGCGCGCCGGTTCCGCTTTCCTCTCCCCTGCGCTGTGAATAGCCGACATCGTGCATCAGGATGGCGATGATCACCAGTGCGATCTCCCCGTCCGTCAGCTTCTTCCCGGAGACATGCATGCCATGCATGATCCTCACCGCGCACAGCAACGCCCCCAGCGTATGCGGCAGGTCGTGGTATGGCGTCCCGATGGGAGCATAGCCCGGATATTCACCCCCGAACAGCCGCAGGACATCCTCATACACGCTCTGGATGAGCGTGAAATCGTAATCGGGGCTCATGCGCCGGACGAGGTCACGCGCCTTGCCCCATACGATCGCCGGCTCCTCGTTGTCGAACAGACCATCGATCTCGTCAGGCGTCGGTTTATGTTCCATTCTTGAAAACCCTCTCGTCACGGGACATTTTCGGCAGCCCCTGCGTCAATAAATTTAAGCTCTCAGTCTACTCCTCGTTCACATTGGAATACAACTTCCCCGAAAGCAGGCTGGCAGAGACGATCAGTGCCGCACCCACCCATTCGCGCAACTCCATCTCCTCACCGGCCAGAAAATAGGATGACACGGCAGCCACCACCAGCTCGAACAGCAGGAAAACGATGGCGCGATTGGCCGGCAGGCGCGCAAGGGCATACTGCATGGCGAAACTGATGGCGCACAGCACGATGCCGAGCAGGCCGAGCAACAACCAGGACTGTCCATCGATCGCCAGCATCCGGTCCTGCCATCCGCCCTGCCAGATCAGCAGCGGCGCAGTCAGCACGACCGTACCGGCCCAGACACTGTATGACTTCATTTCGGTGCTCATGTGTTCGGCGCGCCGCGACACCACATTGGACAGCGCGAACCCCATGCCCGCAGACAAACCCGCCCACTCCGCAAAATTACCGGGCAACGGCACCCCGAGTTCCGGCTCCCACAGCATGATGAGCGCTCCGAAAAAAGATGACAGGATGACCAGATAGCCATAAAAGTTGAGACGCTCGCCCAGCAGCCAGTAGGAAAACAGGATGGTCCACAACGGCGCGAGATAGAACAACAGCAGCACGCGCATCACTTCGCCGTGCAGCACCGCCAGCACATAGCCGAAGTTCGTCCAGCCCGCGCTCAATACCAGCAGCAATGCCCACCAGCCGAAAGCGGAGCGTTCGCGCCACACACGCGGCAGCATGAACGCGCCGCACAGCATCGCCAGCAGATAAGTGATCAGCGTCGCCATCGCGCCGGACACGCCGGCATCCTGCAACGCGCGGTAGGGAAACCAGATCAGACCCCACACCAGCGCGCCGCTCAACACCCCGACGATCGGCAACGCATTTTGTTTTGATGGCAACTTGCCGCCCCTTATATAATGCACAACGTTTTCGCCACCGATCGGACCGCAAAAAACAATGAACCCGGAATTACAGCGCCTGCAGCCCTATCCTTTCCAGAAACTCGCCGGACTGTTCGGTGAAGTGACGCCGAACGCGGCCCTGAAACCGATCCGGCTGTCCATCGGCGAGCCGAAGCATGCCACACCGCAATTCATCAAGGATGCGCTGGTCGCGGGTCTCGACGGGCTGGCGAATTATCCCACAACCGCCGGCAGCGACGCGCTGCGTAGCGCGATCGCCGAATGGCTGGCAAACCGCTACGGGATTCCCGCGCCGGATGCGAAGACGCAGATATTGCCGGTGAACGGCAGCCGCGAGGCGCTGTTCGCTTTCGCGCAGGCGGTGATCGACCGCAGCAGGCCCGACCCGGCAGTGGTCTGCCCCAACCCGTTCTACCAGATCTATGAAGGCGCGGCCCTGCTGGCCGGCGCGACACCGCATTTCCTCAACGCCCTGCCGGAAAACGGTTATGCACCGGACCTTGCGCAACTGCCGGAAACCGTGTGGTCGCGCACGCAACTGGTTTACGTGTGCTCGCCGGGCAACCCGACCGGACGCGTGACGACCCTGGCGGAATGGCAGGCGCTGTTCGAGATGAGCGATCGCCACGGCTTCGTGATCGCCTCGGACGAATGCTATTCCGAGATCTATTTTGGCGAGGCACCATCGGAGGGCGGAGCAGGGGCCCCGCGCAGCGGGGATGTGACCCCGGAGATGGACGCAGCAACCGCCACACCTGAAGCCAAAGACCTGATGATCTCTCGCGGGCGCAAGCCGCTCGGCGCATTGCAGGCCGCACACCAGCTCGGACGCGACGATTACAAGAACCTGCTCGTATTCTCCAGCCTGTCCAAGCGCTCCAATGTGCCGGGCCTGCGTTCCGGCTTCGTCGCAGGCGATGCGGCCATCGTCGGAAAATTCACCCTGTACCGCACCTACCACGGCTGCGCGATGAACCCGGCGGTGCAGGCCGCCAGCCTCGCCGCATGGAACGACGAGGCGCATGTCGCTGAGAACCGCCGCCTGTATGCCGAGAAATTCTCCCGGGTGACAAAGATTCTGGAACCGGCGCTTCCAGTCGCGTTGCCGGACGCGGGTTTCTACCTGTGGATACGCACGCCGGTTCCAGACACCGCTTTCGCGCAAGCCCTGTATCGTGACTATAATGTGACCGTGTTGCCGGGCAGCTATCTGGCCCGCTCCGCGAACGGCATCAATCCCGGCGAGAATTTCGTACGCCTGGCGCTGGTCGCCGAAGTCGCCGAAACGGTGGAGGCCGCGCAACGCATCGCACAATTCGTTTCAACGCTCAACTAATACCTTACTGGAAACCATCATGGATCAATTGCAGCAAATCATAGAGACCGCCTTTGAACGCCGCGCCGAGATCACACCGCGCAATGCCGACGCACAACTCAAGGAGACGATCGACAACGTCATCGCCCAGCTCGACCAGGGCAAGCTGCGCGTCGCGGAAAAGATCAATGGCGACTGGGTCACCCACCAGTGGCTGAAGAAAGCCGTGCTGCTGTCGTTCCGCCTGGAAGACAACAACTTCATCAAGGGCGGCTTCACCAATTACTACGACAAGGTGCCCTCCAAGTTCGCCGATTACAACAGCCGCGATTTCCGCGAAGGCGGCTTCCGCGTCGTGCCTCCCGCTGCCGCGCGCCGTGGCGCATTCATCGGCAAGAACGTGGTGCTGATGCCTTCCTATGTGAACATCGGCGCGTACGTCGATGAAGGCACCATGGTGGACACCTGGGCGACGGTCGGCTCCTGCGCACAGATCGGCAAGAACGTGCACCTGTCCGGCGGCGTCGGCATCGGCGGCGTGCTGGAGCCGGTGCAGGCCAACCCGACCATCATCGGCGACAACTGTTTCATCGGCGCGCGCTCCGAAGTGGTCGAAGGTGTGATCGTCGAAGACAACGTGGTGATCTCGATGGGCGTATTCATCGGCCAGAGCACCAAAATATATGACCGCGAGACCGGTGAAGTCACTTATGGGCGGGTCCCCGCCGGCTCGGTGGTGGTAAGCGGCAGCCTGCCTTCCAAGGACGGGAAGTACAGCCTGTACTGCGCGGTGATCGTAAAGAAGGTTGACGAAAAAACGCTGTCCAAGGTCGGCATCAACGAGCTGTTGAGGGGAATCTAAACCCGGGATATGGGATACAGGATTCAGGAAACAGCCGCTCGCCCTGAATCCTTCATCCTGAAATCGAGGTGACAAAATGATCGTTACACCGTTATTGCAACTCGCCGCAGAAAAACAAGCTTCCGATCTGTTCTTCTCGGTCGGCGCGCCGGTCAACATCAAGATTGACGGTGTCGCCATGCCGGTCAACTCGCAGTTACTGGATGCCGATATCATCAAGCGCATCGCCTATGAATTGATGGGGCCGAAGCGCATCCCGGTGTTCGAAGCCGAGATGGAGATGAATTTCTCGTTCCGCGGTGACGGCGTCGGCAGTTTCCGCGTCAACGTGTTCCGCCAGCGCGGCGACATCGCCATCGTGATCCGCCACGTCAAGGGCAAGATCGAAAACGCGGAGAACCTGAAACTGCCCAGGGTGCTCAATGAACTGATCATGGAAAAGCGCGGCCTGGTGCTGGTGGTCGGCGCGACCGGTTCGGGAAAATCCACCACGCTCGCCTCGATGATCGAGCATCGCAACGCGACCAGGAGCGGCCATATCCTGACCATCGAGGACCCGGTCGAATACATCTTCGGCCACGGCAAGTCCATCGTGAACCAGCGCGAGATCGGCACCGACACGCTGTCGTATGAACAGGCGCTGTCCAGCGGGATGCGCGAAGCGCCGGACGTGCTGATGATCGGCGAGGTGCGCGACCGCGACACGCTCAAGCACGCGCTGATCTTCGCGCAGACCGGCCATCTGTGCCTGA carries:
- a CDS encoding PilT/PilU family type 4a pilus ATPase, with the protein product MIVTPLLQLAAEKQASDLFFSVGAPVNIKIDGVAMPVNSQLLDADIIKRIAYELMGPKRIPVFEAEMEMNFSFRGDGVGSFRVNVFRQRGDIAIVIRHVKGKIENAENLKLPRVLNELIMEKRGLVLVVGATGSGKSTTLASMIEHRNATRSGHILTIEDPVEYIFGHGKSIVNQREIGTDTLSYEQALSSGMREAPDVLMIGEVRDRDTLKHALIFAQTGHLCLTTLHANNSYHALNRIVNFFPYDSRQSVLSDLSMCLRAVISQRLVRNVHGKQVPAVEILLNTSLIADHIKNDEIDKIREAIDKSVSAGSQTFEQALYKLFKNGEITKEEAMRNADSASNLATLLDFSERTSTMKIPAYQPEQEAQQAKAEPSDFSGIKLNLDDPK
- a CDS encoding acylphosphatase, with translation MNGVHIGKTLHLVIHGRVQGVFFRDSMRREAQRCGVAGWVRNRGDGTVEAMVQGGADAVESMLDWARHGPSQARVDRVEVTQGTGSYASFDVLA
- a CDS encoding HD domain-containing protein; this encodes MEHKPTPDEIDGLFDNEEPAIVWGKARDLVRRMSPDYDFTLIQSVYEDVLRLFGGEYPGYAPIGTPYHDLPHTLGALLCAVRIMHGMHVSGKKLTDGEIALVIIAILMHDVGYSQRRGEESGTGAQYTQTHVQRGIEFVRQYSIDHKLPSDVASLAVMILGTEHFRPFDQIEFVNERMRMLGRIVVTADLTGQMADRIYLEKLLFLYLEFREAKLGNYRNMHDLLCQTNHFYEMARRKLDGPLGGIYKELVFHFRDTMGVDNNYYVESIEKNMACVSRIAARGEGEFFNMLKRRGIAEKVKSLI
- a CDS encoding GGDEF domain-containing protein: MFWNLALVVVEVVIITVLDYAVVNSPVSLDVFYCLPVIQAARLGSIQAMRRTDSQIPLYFAIFTGVTWSVAEAMMHPDFPLSAFLLNAFSRSVTFTVLARVVARLWKEREYGISDHLTKLNNRAEFMQRFEVEQLRSERTGKPYSAMFVDIDNFKALNDRFGHDAGDKALKRLANVLRQNSRKIDILARIGGDEFVLLFPETEHDSCTTVSDRIRKDAHMEFEKHGWPISVSIGCVSETGRNRNIEEILREADQIMYTAKIAHKNSAPQ
- the dapD gene encoding 2,3,4,5-tetrahydropyridine-2,6-dicarboxylate N-succinyltransferase, with protein sequence MDQLQQIIETAFERRAEITPRNADAQLKETIDNVIAQLDQGKLRVAEKINGDWVTHQWLKKAVLLSFRLEDNNFIKGGFTNYYDKVPSKFADYNSRDFREGGFRVVPPAAARRGAFIGKNVVLMPSYVNIGAYVDEGTMVDTWATVGSCAQIGKNVHLSGGVGIGGVLEPVQANPTIIGDNCFIGARSEVVEGVIVEDNVVISMGVFIGQSTKIYDRETGEVTYGRVPAGSVVVSGSLPSKDGKYSLYCAVIVKKVDEKTLSKVGINELLRGI
- a CDS encoding pyridoxal phosphate-dependent aminotransferase; the protein is MNPELQRLQPYPFQKLAGLFGEVTPNAALKPIRLSIGEPKHATPQFIKDALVAGLDGLANYPTTAGSDALRSAIAEWLANRYGIPAPDAKTQILPVNGSREALFAFAQAVIDRSRPDPAVVCPNPFYQIYEGAALLAGATPHFLNALPENGYAPDLAQLPETVWSRTQLVYVCSPGNPTGRVTTLAEWQALFEMSDRHGFVIASDECYSEIYFGEAPSEGGAGAPRSGDVTPEMDAATATPEAKDLMISRGRKPLGALQAAHQLGRDDYKNLLVFSSLSKRSNVPGLRSGFVAGDAAIVGKFTLYRTYHGCAMNPAVQAASLAAWNDEAHVAENRRLYAEKFSRVTKILEPALPVALPDAGFYLWIRTPVPDTAFAQALYRDYNVTVLPGSYLARSANGINPGENFVRLALVAEVAETVEAAQRIAQFVSTLN
- a CDS encoding DMT family transporter; the protein is MRGGKLPSKQNALPIVGVLSGALVWGLIWFPYRALQDAGVSGAMATLITYLLAMLCGAFMLPRVWRERSAFGWWALLLVLSAGWTNFGYVLAVLHGEVMRVLLLFYLAPLWTILFSYWLLGERLNFYGYLVILSSFFGALIMLWEPELGVPLPGNFAEWAGLSAGMGFALSNVVSRRAEHMSTEMKSYSVWAGTVVLTAPLLIWQGGWQDRMLAIDGQSWLLLGLLGIVLCAISFAMQYALARLPANRAIVFLLFELVVAAVSSYFLAGEEMELREWVGAALIVSASLLSGKLYSNVNEE